In the Microcaecilia unicolor chromosome 10, aMicUni1.1, whole genome shotgun sequence genome, one interval contains:
- the TBRG1 gene encoding transforming growth factor beta regulator 1, with the protein MKKVLKKSQNEKYRLKYRRLRKAAKATVFENAALCDEIARLEEKFLRAKEERRWLLRRLLQAEGEVHPAGPCNCSSSSMSLPYGATAGAVQGALPAMATNDADDEPVGGGRKPKKDKKEKGKENSKLDVWKRASKKRKVLESGDRKLVQPIPLDPSGRPVFPIELAGLTVYSLGEIISDRAGFHDENAIYPVGFCSTRVYASMKTPDQKCLYTCQIKDGGVGPQFEIVPEDDPQNAIVATSAEECHTVLLQTICSAQGKVLTNVAPSGADFFGFSHPTIQNLIQSCSGARKCTNYQWIRFEVCKPGDGQVPHGLPENDASMNFEAFRRQTFEEDRNDPVLPGSMDLVVIQPSQTFISPYQQMFLPHQQMVPSIQHIKSPSNCSPTGSLD; encoded by the coding sequence ATGAAGAAAGTGCTAAAGAAGAGCCAGAACGAAAAATATCGCTTAAAATACCGGAGGCTGCGGAAGGCGGCCAAAGCCACCGTGTTTGAGAACGCGGCCTTGTGCGACGAGATCGCCCGACTGGAAGAGAAGTTCCTGCGGGCCAAGGAGGAGAGGCGCTGGCTCTTGAGACGTTTATTGCAGGCTGAAGGTGAGGTTCATCCTGCGGGTCCCtgcaactgcagcagcagcagcatgtccCTGCCGTATGGGGCTACTGCGGGTGCGGTGCAAGGAGCCCTCCCGGCTATGGCGACTAACGATGCGGATGATGAGcctgttggtggtgggaggaagcccaagaaagacaaaaaggagaaaggaaaggaaaatagcAAGTTGGACGTTTGGAAAAGAGCATCGAAGAAGAGGAAAGTGTTGGAGAGTGGGGATCGGAAGCTGGTGCAGCCAATTCCATTGGATCCCTCTGGCAGGCCGGTTTTTCCTATCGAGCTAGCCGGGCTGACCGTGTACAGTCTGGGCGAGATCATCTCGGACCGAGCGGGGTTCCACGACGAAAACGCGATCTATCCTGTTGGCTTTTGTAGCACCAGGGTTTACGCCAGCATGAAGACCCCCGACCAGAAGTGCCTTTACACGTGTCAAATCAAGGACGGTGGCGTTGGTCCCCAGTTTGAGATCGTGCCCGAAGACGACCCGCAGAATGCCATTGTGGCGACCTCAGCCGAGGAGTGCCACACGGTGCTTTTGCAGACCATCTGTTCTGCTCAAGGGAAGGTCTTGACTAATGTGGCGCCCTCCGGAGCAGATTTCTTCGGCTTTTCACACCCCACCATCCAGAACCTGATTCAGAGTTGCTCTGGAGCTCGTAAGTGCACAAATTACCAGTGGATAAGGTTTGAAGTCTGTAAACCAGGCGATGGACAGGTTCCTCATGGGCTGCCAGAAAATGATGCTTCTATGAATTTTGAAGCCTTTCGCAGACAGACATTTGAGGAGGACAGAAATGATCCTGTATTGCCGGGTTCCATGGATCTTGTGGTGATTCAGCCATCCCAGACTTTTATTTCACCATACCAACAAATGTTTTTACCACATCAGCAAATGGTTCCATCAATTCAACACATTAAATCACCATCTAATTGTAGCCCTACAGGGTCCCTTGACTAA